CGTCATGCCCAGCGCCTGCCGCCAGGCGACGTACCCCTCGGTGCGCTCGTAGGTCTCGATGGTCCAGGAGCGCTCTTCGGCGTACCGCGTGGTGAGGACGGGGGTGAGCGGCATGGCTCAGACCTCTCGCTCGACGGAGGTGCCGGCGCCGGACTGCGCCTGGCCATCGGTGCTGGTCTCGCTGCCGGCGTCCCGGTCGGCGGCCGCGCGGCCGGCCGGCTCGGGCTGGTCGGGGTGGTTCTGCTCGGCGCCGGAGCGCTCGGCCGGGTTGTCGGCTGCTGCCACCTGGGCGTCCGCGGCCTGCTCCCCCGGCGTCCCCCCGGTGTCCGGGCTCACCGGGGTCCCCTCGTCCGGGGAGCTGACGGTCTCCGGGGTCTCGCGGGCGGGCATGGGCGGGGCGGCCTCGCCGCGCTCGGCGGCCAGCCGGACGCCGCGCAGGGTGGGGACGCCGGCCGAGGGCCCGTCGACGGCGGCCCGGGCGGCCGCGGCGTCGGCGTGCTGGGAGAGCCCGGCCAGCTGCCGGGAGATGCCGCGGAAGTCCGTCAGCGGGGCGCCCCGGGTGGGGGCCGGCTTCTCGCCCCGGCGCAGCGCGGCGACGATCTCGACGGCGGACTCGACGTCCTGCTGGTCGTAGAACTCGTAGTCCACGGTGACCACGGGGGCGTAGTCGCAGGCGGCCAGGCACTCGGCGTGCTCCAGGGTCACCGCGCCGTCGGGGGTGGTCTGGTCGTGGCCGACCCCGAGGTCGGCGCTGAGCCGGTCGTAGATCCGCTGCCCGCCGAGCACCGAGCACAGCGTGTTGGTGCAGACGCTGACCAGGTGCCGGCCGGTGGGGCGGCGCTTGTACATCGTGTAGAACGTCGCGACCGCGCCGACCTCGGCCTTCGTCAGGCCCAGCTCCTGCGCGCACAGCGCGATGCCCTCGGGTGAGACGTACCCCTGCACCGACTGGACCAGGTGCAGCATCGGCAGCAGCGCCGAGCGGGGCACCGGGTAGCGGGCCATCAGCTCGCGGCACTCGGCGCGGGTCTGCTCGGTCAGCGGCTCGAGGTCGGTGCGCTGCTCGGCCGGGCTGGAGTCCAGCCCGGTCACCGCCGTCCCCTCCGCGGAGCCCGGGAGAGCCGTCATCGGTCCACTCCCCCCATCACGGGGTCGATCGAGGCGATCGCGGCGATGACGTCGGCGATCATGCCGCCCTCGCTCATCGCCGCCGTCGCCTGCAGGTTGGTGAAGCTGGGGTCGCGCACGTGGACCCGGAAGGGCCGGGTGCCGCCGTCGCTGACCACGTGGAAGCCGAGCTCGCCACGGGGGGACTCGATGGCCTGGTAGACCTGCCCGGCCGGGACCCGGAACCCCTCGGTGACCAGCTTGAAGTGGTGGATCAGGGCCTCCATCGACTGGCCCATGATGTGCTTGACGTGGTCCAGGGAGTTGCCCATGCCGTCGGCACCCAGGGACAGCTGCGCGGGCCAGGCGATCTTCTTGTCCTCGACCATCACCGGGCCCGGGCGCAGCCGGTCCAGGGCCTGCTCGACGATCTTCATCGACTCGTTCACCTCGGCCATCCGGACCAGGTAGCGGCCCCAGGCGTCGGCGGTGTCGGCGGTGGGCACCTCGAAGTCGTAGGTCTCGTAGCCGCAGTACGGCTCGACCTTGCGCAGGTCCCAGGGCAGCCCGGCGCTGCGCAGCACCGGGCCGGTGACGCCCAGGGCGATGCAGCCGGTGACGTCGAGGTACCCGACGTCGCGCAGCCGGCGCTGCCAGATCGGCTGGCCGGTGAGCAGCCGGTGGAACCCGGCGACCCGCTCGGGCATCACGGTGAGGAACTCGCGGATCTTGGCCTCGACGCCGTCCGGGAGGTCCTGGGCCAGACCGCCGGGGCGCACGTAGGCGTGGTTCATCCGCAGCCCGGTGATCTCCTCCAGCAGGTCCAGCACGAGCTCGCGCTCACGGAACCCGTTGGTCATCCCGGTGAGGGCGCCCATCTCCATGCCGAAGGTGGCCAGCCCGACGAGGTGGCTGGCGATCCGGTTGAGCTCCATGACCAGCACCCGGATGGTGGTGGCCCGCTCGGGCGCCTCGATGCCCAGCAGCTTCTCCACCGCCAGGCAGTAGGCGGTCTCGTTGAACAGCGGCGCCAGGTAGTCCATCCGGGTCACGAACGTCGTGCCCTGGGTCCAGGTGCGGTACTCGGTGTTCTTCTCGATGCCGGTGTGCAGGTAGCCGATGACCACCCGCGCCTTGGTCACCGTCTCGCCCTCGAGGTCCAGCACCAGCCGGAGCACGCCGTGGGTGGAGGGGTGCTGGGGCCCCATGTTGACCACGAGGCGTTCCTCGGCGAGCGGGTCCGAGCCGAAGGTCAGGTCCCAGTCGCCACCGGTGACGGTGTAGACGCGGCCCTCGGTGGTCTCGCGGGACCCGGCGTACGGGTCGGTCGTCTGGGTCACCGGTAGCTCCGTCGCTCGTCCGGGGGCGGGATGGTCGCGCCGTGGTACTCGACCGGGACGCCGCCGAGCGGGTAGTCCTTGCGCTGGGGGTGGCCCTCCCAGTCGTCGGGCATGAGGATCCGGGTCAGCGCCGGGTGGCCGTCGAAGACGAGGCCGAACATGTCCCAGGCCTCGCGCTCGTGCCAGTCCGCGGTCGGGTAGACCGCGGTCACGCTGGGCACGTGCGGGTCCTCGGCCGTCACGGCGACCTCGAGCCGGATCCGCCGCCGGTAGGTCATCGAGGTCAGGTGGTAGAGCGCGTGCAGCCGCTTGCCGGCCGGGCCGCCGGCGTCGAGGTAGTCCACCCCGGACACCGAGGAGCACAGCTCGAAGCGCAGTGCGTCGTCGTCGCGCAGGGCCTGGACGAGGGTGAGCAAGTGCTCGCGCTCGACGAAGTAGGTGATCTCGCCGCGGTCGACCAGCACGCGGGGGACGGCGGCGTCGTACGAGGCCTGCCCGACCGCCTCGATCAGCGCGTCGGTGACCTCGTCGAACCAGCCGCCGTAGGGCCGCTCGGTGGAGTGCAGCGCGACAGCGCCGCCGGGCTCGACCCGGACGAGCCCGCCGAAGCCCGAGGTGTCCCCGGAGCCGGTGACCCCGAAGGCACCGGTGCGGAAGGCCCCGGTCATCCGCGCTCCCCCGGGAGCAGGACGGCGTTGCCGCCGCGCTGCTCGATGGCGAACTGGCCGGTGCGCCCGGCGGCCGCGGCGTCCTCGTAGGCCTTCTTCGCGGCCTTGTCCACGCGCACGGTGGAGGGCATCGCGACGTGCAGGTCCGGCGCGGTCCCGTCGGCCCGGGCGGCGGCGAGGGCGGCGGCGCGCTTGGGGCCCATCGGCTCGTGCTGGATCTTGTGGTGCAGCTTGAGGATGGCGTCCATCAGCATCTCCGGCCGCGGCGGGCAGCCGGGCAGGTACATGTCCACCGGGACGATGTGGTCGACGCCCTGGACGATCGCGTAGTTGTTGAACATGCCGCCGGAGCTGGCGCAGACGCCCATCGAGAGCACCCAGCGCGGCTCGGGCATCTGGTCGTAGATCTGGCGCAGGACCGGGGCCATCTTCTGGCTGACCCGCCCGGCCACGATCATCAGGTCGGCCTGGCGTGGGGAGGCCCGGAAGACCTCCATGCCGAACCGGGCCAGGTCGTACCGGCCCGCACCCGAGGCCATCATCTCGATCGCGCAGCAGGCCAGCCCGAAGGTGGCCGGCCACAGCGAGGACTTCCGGGTCCAGTTGACCAGCTTCTCCACGCTGGTCAGCAGGACGCCGCTCGGCAGCTTCTCTTCCAGGCCCATGAGCTCAGTCCCATTCCAGTCCACCGCGACGCCAGACGTAGGCGTAGGCGATGAACACGGTGGCGATGAAGACGACCATCTCGATCAGGCCGAAGACGCCCAGGGAGTCGTTGGCGACCGCCCAGGGGTAGAGGAAGACGATCTCGATGTCGAAGACGATGAACAACATCGCGGTCAGGTAGTACTTGATCGGGAAGCGCCCGCCGGTGAGCGGCTGGTCGACCGGCTCGATCCCGCACTCGTAGGCCTCGAGCTTGGCCTGGTTGTAGCGGCGCGGGCCGATGAAGGGCGCCGCGGTCACCGAGAACAGCGCGAACCCGGCCGCCAGCACGAACAGGCCGACCAGCGGCACGTACGTCGCGAGCACCAGCGCCTCCCCGAGTTCCCGCCGAGCTTGTGAATTGCTTCACAAGTGGTTTCAGCTCGACCCTATGTCGCCGGTCACAGGAAACGGAAGCCACCCCGGGTGGGCGTGGCGCAACTCAGGGCACCCTCACCGCGGGTGGCCGGGGTGCTCAGGCGGCGGGGAGGACCTTCGTGAGGACGGCGATGGTCCGGTCGACGGCGTCGCCGTCCCGGCCGTCGTGCAGGTTGCCCATCAGGCGCAGCGCGGCACGGACCAGCGCCGGGCGCTTGAGCCCGTGCGCGAGGGCGAACCGGGTGAACTCCGGACGGGCCAGCAGGGCGAGGAAGCCGGCACCGAGCCGGTGGTGGCCGCCGTAGGAGTCCCGCAGCAGCTCCGGGTAGCGCCGCAGGACGGCCTCGCGGGCCGGGCCGGCGGGCAGCGCGAGGGCCTCGACGACGACCTCGGCGGCCGTCCGCCCGGTCTCCATGGCGTAGCTGATGCCCTCGCCGTTGAACGGGTTGACCGAGCCGGCGGAGTCACCGACCAGCACCAGGCCGCGGGTGTACGCCGGTCGGCGGGACAGCGAGGTGGGCAGGCCGGCACCGCGCAGCGGGGTGGCCGCCTCGACGTCGAGCTCCCACTCGGGCGGGAGGGTCGCCAGCCAGCGGCGGTAGACGGTGCGGGCGTCGTCGTCGGCGGTGCGCCGGGTGTCCAGGAAGCCGAACCCGACGTTCGCCGTCCCGTCGCCCATCGGGAACAGCCAGCCGTAGCCGGGCATGGACGCAGCATCCGGGCCGCGGTCGGTGAGGTCGAAGGAGATGTCGAGGTACGGGTCGGCGGCGCGCGGCGTCGGCACGTACTGCCGGACGGCGACGCCGAGCGGCAGGTCGGTGCGCCGGTTCAGCCCGAGCGACTTCGCCAGCCGGCCGGAGAGCCCCTCGGCGGAGACCACCAGCGGGGCGTGCCAGGTGGCCGGTTCCTTGTCCGGCCCGACCTGCGCGCGCACCCCGGCGACCCGGCCGGCCCCGTCGAGCAGCGGCTCGGTGACGGTGACGCCGTGGTGCACCTGGGCACCCGCGGACTCCGCGTGCCGGGCGAGGGTGTCGTCGAGGTCGGCGCGGGTGCGGATCAGCCCGTAGCCGGGCCAGTGCGACAGCTCGGGCCAGTCGACCTCGGTCACCCGGCCACCACCGAACACCCGAAGCCCGCGGTGCCGCACCCACCCGTCGGAGGTGTCCACGCCCATCGCGTGCAGCGCCGCCACCCCGCGAGGGGTCAGCCCGTCGCCGCAGACCTTCTCCCGGGGGAAGTGCGCCTTCTCCAGCACCACCACGTCCAGTCCGGACGACGCCAGCCACCAGGCCGCGCTGGACCCGGCGGGGCCGGCGCCCACGACGACGACGTCGGCACGGCGACCGGTGGGGAGGGGCACCGGCCGATCGTAGGTGCGTCCGCTCAGGTGGGCGGTGGTGCGATGGGGTCGGTCGGGCTGGGCGTGGGGCTCTCCGGCGGGCTGGGCTCAGACGGCACCGGGTCGACCGGGGTGGGGGGCATGCCGTCGGGGCCGGGATCGGGCGTCGCGGGGAAGGTCATGCCGGGGTGTGCCCGGCGTCACGCGCCCGGAAACGACGGGTCAGACCCGGGTGCCCCGGTGCAGCGCGACGATCCCGCCGGTGAGGTCGCGCCAGGCCACGTCGGACCAGCCGGCGTCCTGCAGCTTGCGGGCCATCACCGGCTGCGGGGGCCAGGCCCGGATCGACTCGGCGAGGTACACGTAGGCGTCGGGGTTGCTGCTGACCGCGGTGGCCACCCGCGGCAGCGCCTTCATGAGGTACTCGGTGTAGACGGTGCGGAAGGGCGTCCAGGTGGGGCTGGAGAACTCGCAGACCACCAGCGTGCCGCCCGGTCGGGTGACCCGGCGGAACTCGCGCAGCGCCGCGTCGGGGTCGGCCACGTTGCGCAGGCCGAAGGAGATGACGACGCCGTCCACGCTCTCGTCGGCCAGCGGCAGCGCCATCGCGTCCCCGGCCAGGAACGGCACGTCGCGTCCGGAACCCGCGCGCAGCATGCCCAGGGAGAAGTCGCAGGCGATGGCGGTGACCCCGCCGGAGGCGAGCTCGACGGTGGACACCCCGGTGCCGGCGGCCACGTCGAGGACGGTCTGCCCGGGGCGCGCGCCGAGGGCCTCGCGGGTGGCCCGGCGCCAGCCGGCGTCCAGCCCGCCGGAGAGCACGGTGTTGGTGAGGTCGTACTTGCCGGCGACCCCGTCGAACATCGCGGCGACCTCGGCGGGCCGCTTGTCCAGCGTGGCCCGGTAGCCCTGTGTCCGATCTCCTGCGCTCACGCCCGACGACGATACGGCGGTGCTCCTACTCTGGCTGGGGTGAGCACGGTGGCCGCGACGACGACGGACGTCGTCGTCACGACCCCGGTGGGCGCCCGCCGCACCCCCCTGCTGAACCTGCTGCCCGTCGAGGGCGCGGTCACCTGGGTGCGCCGCGGCGAGGGCCTGGTGGGCTGGGGCGAGGCCGACCGGCTCGAGGTGTCCGGCCCCGACGCGCTGGCCCGGGCCCAGCAGTGGTGGACCGACCGGTGCGCGCGCACCGAGGTGGTCGACCCGGTGGGCGTCCCCGGCTCCGGTCCGGTGGTGTTCGCCTCGATCGCCTTCGACCCGACCGCGGGCACGTCGGTGTTCGTCGTCCCCGAGGTCGTGGTGGGCCGGCGCGGCGGGCAGACCTGGGTGACCACCACCGGGGACGCGCTGGACCGGCCGGTGTTCGAGACCTCCGGCGAGGAGGCCGACACCTCCATCGGGCAGCTGGCCTACGCCGACGGCGCACTGGACCCGGTGACCTGGTGCGGCGCCGTGGCCCGGGCCGTGGCCCGGATCGACGCCGGTGAGCTGGACAAGGTGGTGCTGGCCCGCGACCTGCTGGTCACCGCCGACCACCCGTTGGACCCCCGCCGGCTGCTGCTGCGGCTGGCCGCGCGGTTCCCCGACTGCTGGACCTTCTCCGTCGACGGTCTGCTCGGCGCGACCCCCGAGCTGCTGCTGCGACGCACCGGGCGGGAGCTGTCCTCCCGGGTGCTGGCCGGGACGACGTCGCGCGGCGCGGGCGCCGAGGACGACCGGCTGGCCGACGCGCTGACCCACTCGGGCAAGGACCTCGCCGAGCACGAGTACGCCGTCGCCTCGCTGGTGGCCACGCTGAGCCCGTTCTGCGCGACCCTGGACGTGCCGGCCACCCCGCAGCTGCTCACGCTGCCCAACGTGCGGCACCTGGCCACCGACCTGCGCGGCACCCAGCGGGCCGACTCCCCCGCCGGGCTGCTCGACCTGGTCGCCGCGGTGCACCCCAC
This sequence is a window from Geodermatophilaceae bacterium NBWT11. Protein-coding genes within it:
- a CDS encoding NADH-quinone oxidoreductase subunit A translates to MVLATYVPLVGLFVLAAGFALFSVTAAPFIGPRRYNQAKLEAYECGIEPVDQPLTGGRFPIKYYLTAMLFIVFDIEIVFLYPWAVANDSLGVFGLIEMVVFIATVFIAYAYVWRRGGLEWD
- a CDS encoding NADH-quinone oxidoreductase subunit C is translated as MTGAFRTGAFGVTGSGDTSGFGGLVRVEPGGAVALHSTERPYGGWFDEVTDALIEAVGQASYDAAVPRVLVDRGEITYFVEREHLLTLVQALRDDDALRFELCSSVSGVDYLDAGGPAGKRLHALYHLTSMTYRRRIRLEVAVTAEDPHVPSVTAVYPTADWHEREAWDMFGLVFDGHPALTRILMPDDWEGHPQRKDYPLGGVPVEYHGATIPPPDERRSYR
- a CDS encoding demethylmenaquinone methyltransferase, with product MSAGDRTQGYRATLDKRPAEVAAMFDGVAGKYDLTNTVLSGGLDAGWRRATREALGARPGQTVLDVAAGTGVSTVELASGGVTAIACDFSLGMLRAGSGRDVPFLAGDAMALPLADESVDGVVISFGLRNVADPDAALREFRRVTRPGGTLVVCEFSSPTWTPFRTVYTEYLMKALPRVATAVSSNPDAYVYLAESIRAWPPQPVMARKLQDAGWSDVAWRDLTGGIVALHRGTRV
- a CDS encoding NADH-quinone oxidoreductase subunit B, with amino-acid sequence MGLEEKLPSGVLLTSVEKLVNWTRKSSLWPATFGLACCAIEMMASGAGRYDLARFGMEVFRASPRQADLMIVAGRVSQKMAPVLRQIYDQMPEPRWVLSMGVCASSGGMFNNYAIVQGVDHIVPVDMYLPGCPPRPEMLMDAILKLHHKIQHEPMGPKRAAALAAARADGTAPDLHVAMPSTVRVDKAAKKAYEDAAAAGRTGQFAIEQRGGNAVLLPGERG
- a CDS encoding NAD(P)/FAD-dependent oxidoreductase, with translation MSGRTYDRPVPLPTGRRADVVVVGAGPAGSSAAWWLASSGLDVVVLEKAHFPREKVCGDGLTPRGVAALHAMGVDTSDGWVRHRGLRVFGGGRVTEVDWPELSHWPGYGLIRTRADLDDTLARHAESAGAQVHHGVTVTEPLLDGAGRVAGVRAQVGPDKEPATWHAPLVVSAEGLSGRLAKSLGLNRRTDLPLGVAVRQYVPTPRAADPYLDISFDLTDRGPDAASMPGYGWLFPMGDGTANVGFGFLDTRRTADDDARTVYRRWLATLPPEWELDVEAATPLRGAGLPTSLSRRPAYTRGLVLVGDSAGSVNPFNGEGISYAMETGRTAAEVVVEALALPAGPAREAVLRRYPELLRDSYGGHHRLGAGFLALLARPEFTRFALAHGLKRPALVRAALRLMGNLHDGRDGDAVDRTIAVLTKVLPAA
- a CDS encoding isochorismate synthase; translation: MSTVAATTTDVVVTTPVGARRTPLLNLLPVEGAVTWVRRGEGLVGWGEADRLEVSGPDALARAQQWWTDRCARTEVVDPVGVPGSGPVVFASIAFDPTAGTSVFVVPEVVVGRRGGQTWVTTTGDALDRPVFETSGEEADTSIGQLAYADGALDPVTWCGAVARAVARIDAGELDKVVLARDLLVTADHPLDPRRLLLRLAARFPDCWTFSVDGLLGATPELLLRRTGRELSSRVLAGTTSRGAGAEDDRLADALTHSGKDLAEHEYAVASLVATLSPFCATLDVPATPQLLTLPNVRHLATDLRGTQRADSPAGLLDLVAAVHPTAAVCGTPTPVAAALIAELEGMDRGRYAGPVGWLDAAGDGEFGLALRCAQLTGADGGAQARLFAGCGIVAGSDPAAELAETQNKLAAFQAALED
- a CDS encoding NADH-quinone oxidoreductase subunit D, with amino-acid sequence MTQTTDPYAGSRETTEGRVYTVTGGDWDLTFGSDPLAEERLVVNMGPQHPSTHGVLRLVLDLEGETVTKARVVIGYLHTGIEKNTEYRTWTQGTTFVTRMDYLAPLFNETAYCLAVEKLLGIEAPERATTIRVLVMELNRIASHLVGLATFGMEMGALTGMTNGFRERELVLDLLEEITGLRMNHAYVRPGGLAQDLPDGVEAKIREFLTVMPERVAGFHRLLTGQPIWQRRLRDVGYLDVTGCIALGVTGPVLRSAGLPWDLRKVEPYCGYETYDFEVPTADTADAWGRYLVRMAEVNESMKIVEQALDRLRPGPVMVEDKKIAWPAQLSLGADGMGNSLDHVKHIMGQSMEALIHHFKLVTEGFRVPAGQVYQAIESPRGELGFHVVSDGGTRPFRVHVRDPSFTNLQATAAMSEGGMIADVIAAIASIDPVMGGVDR
- the nuoE gene encoding NADH-quinone oxidoreductase subunit NuoE; amino-acid sequence: MTALPGSAEGTAVTGLDSSPAEQRTDLEPLTEQTRAECRELMARYPVPRSALLPMLHLVQSVQGYVSPEGIALCAQELGLTKAEVGAVATFYTMYKRRPTGRHLVSVCTNTLCSVLGGQRIYDRLSADLGVGHDQTTPDGAVTLEHAECLAACDYAPVVTVDYEFYDQQDVESAVEIVAALRRGEKPAPTRGAPLTDFRGISRQLAGLSQHADAAAARAAVDGPSAGVPTLRGVRLAAERGEAAPPMPARETPETVSSPDEGTPVSPDTGGTPGEQAADAQVAAADNPAERSGAEQNHPDQPEPAGRAAADRDAGSETSTDGQAQSGAGTSVEREV